From one Chryseobacterium sp. 3008163 genomic stretch:
- a CDS encoding methylmalonyl-CoA mutase family protein codes for MSNTETFSNWENLVKKQLKTEDIYTILKKENLEGIDVKPFYDSVEKPLVNLPRVEESTHLVATYHETLEEDVFAFLLNENVENLVEKTIFINNKDLAEHISPADEDQYFSLIDVFDESNAVIDDQLVKELFAKSFRRNICVDISFHQNAGASIVQQLGIALAKTKELVEVYGEEILNKILFRLAVGGNYFFEMAKIRAFKLVFNQLSKEYGLDDIPYIFAETSLRNKSVSDSENNLIRSTLELASAMIGGADAVFSTNYQIGNNTENSEEISFKQQIVLAYESIINVFEDASNGSYYVEDITQQIAEKSWQFFLEIEENGGYLKTLKQGILQKKIYDQAVEEQKWVEEGKIKLIGVNLYPKLDKKKSVEELYREKEIKAVRWAEMFE; via the coding sequence ATGTCAAATACTGAAACCTTTTCCAACTGGGAAAATCTTGTTAAAAAACAGCTTAAAACCGAAGATATTTACACCATTCTGAAAAAAGAAAATTTAGAAGGAATTGATGTTAAACCTTTCTATGATTCCGTTGAAAAACCTTTGGTCAATCTTCCGAGAGTGGAAGAAAGCACCCATTTGGTGGCAACCTATCACGAAACTTTGGAAGAAGATGTTTTTGCTTTTTTACTGAATGAAAATGTGGAAAATCTGGTTGAGAAAACAATTTTCATCAACAATAAAGATTTGGCAGAACATATCAGCCCGGCAGATGAAGATCAATATTTTTCTTTGATTGACGTTTTTGATGAATCTAATGCCGTGATTGATGACCAACTGGTTAAAGAATTATTTGCAAAAAGTTTCAGAAGAAATATTTGTGTAGATATTTCATTTCATCAAAATGCGGGTGCATCTATCGTACAGCAACTGGGGATTGCTTTGGCAAAGACAAAAGAACTGGTGGAAGTTTATGGAGAAGAAATTTTAAATAAAATATTGTTCAGATTAGCCGTTGGAGGAAATTATTTCTTTGAAATGGCCAAAATCCGTGCTTTTAAATTGGTTTTTAATCAACTTTCAAAAGAATACGGTTTAGATGATATCCCATACATTTTTGCGGAAACTTCCTTGAGAAACAAATCTGTTTCTGACAGCGAAAATAATTTGATTCGTTCAACTTTAGAATTGGCTTCAGCGATGATTGGTGGAGCAGATGCTGTTTTCAGTACCAATTATCAGATTGGAAATAATACTGAAAATTCAGAGGAAATCTCATTCAAGCAGCAGATTGTTTTAGCTTATGAAAGCATCATTAATGTTTTTGAAGATGCTTCAAACGGAAGTTATTACGTTGAAGATATTACGCAACAAATCGCTGAGAAATCCTGGCAGTTCTTTTTAGAAATTGAAGAAAACGGCGGCTACTTGAAGACTTTAAAGCAAGGAATTCTTCAGAAAAAAATCTACGATCAGGCTGTTGAAGAGCAAAAATGGGTTGAGGAAGGAAAAATAAAACTGATTGGAGTGAATTTATATCCAAAATTGGATAAGAAAAAATCTGTTGAAGAGCTTTATAGAGAAAAAGAAATTAAAGCGGTTCGTTGGGCTGAAATGTTTGAGTAA
- a CDS encoding DinB family protein, translating to MKEKLIDLFEYTYHFNNEMIKIISENISKVDDKIISLINHTLNAQQVWNSRILNEKSFEVWQINSFEKLEEINNQNFQTSIQIIENSDFDQRIEYQNSKGSKFENSIFEILFQAINHSTYHRGQINSLLKRNGIEPILTDYIFYKR from the coding sequence ATGAAGGAAAAATTGATTGATCTATTTGAATACACCTATCATTTCAACAACGAAATGATCAAAATTATTTCAGAAAATATTTCTAAAGTAGACGATAAAATAATCAGTTTAATCAATCATACTTTAAACGCTCAACAAGTCTGGAATTCTAGAATTTTAAATGAAAAATCTTTTGAAGTCTGGCAAATTAATTCGTTTGAAAAATTAGAAGAAATAAACAATCAAAACTTTCAAACAAGTATTCAAATTATTGAAAACTCAGATTTTGACCAAAGAATTGAATATCAAAATTCAAAAGGATCCAAGTTTGAAAATTCTATTTTCGAAATACTTTTTCAGGCAATCAACCATTCAACATATCACCGCGGGCAAATCAATTCTCTTCTAAAGCGGAATGGAATCGAACCTATTTTAACTGATTATATTTTTTACAAAAGATAA
- a CDS encoding class I SAM-dependent methyltransferase, whose translation MEIPILYKDVQNYIEANLNSDLHSLLLRKSPFPDVSMQDIVQQIKGKQVAQKKFPFLLREGIIFPAQLSLEQSSSDKTAVYKAQLLKGKKFTDLTSGFGIDAYYLSENFDEITLVEQNPELLEIVEHNWSVLNKKAKFVNQKLEDFLIQNTESFDTIYLDPARRDQQKNKVFLLEDLSPNILEIQDKLLSISKQVVIKLSPLIDLKYLVSVLKNISRIDVIAVKNDVKEIVVFLTADISKSIQCHCINLESGESDFQFQFGDEENAYAEYAEPEKFIYIPNNTLLKAGIFNLISEKFNLKKLHPNTHIYTSDTEVIDFPGRIFEMEVVDGKQIKKKGQFNIISKNYPLKPEEIKKKYGLKDGGNDYLIFTQSKKGKLILKSV comes from the coding sequence TTGGAAATTCCTATTCTCTATAAAGATGTACAAAACTATATTGAAGCAAATCTAAATTCAGATCTGCATTCTTTATTATTAAGAAAATCTCCGTTTCCTGATGTTTCTATGCAGGACATTGTTCAGCAGATCAAAGGAAAACAGGTTGCTCAGAAAAAATTTCCGTTTCTATTAAGAGAAGGAATTATTTTCCCGGCACAGCTCAGCTTAGAGCAATCTTCATCAGATAAAACAGCAGTTTATAAAGCGCAACTTCTAAAAGGGAAGAAATTTACTGACCTTACGAGCGGTTTTGGGATCGATGCTTACTATCTTTCAGAAAATTTTGATGAAATTACTTTGGTCGAACAAAATCCTGAGCTTTTAGAAATTGTAGAACATAATTGGAGTGTTTTAAATAAAAAAGCAAAGTTTGTGAATCAAAAATTGGAAGATTTTCTAATTCAAAATACTGAAAGTTTTGATACAATTTATCTCGATCCAGCCAGAAGAGATCAGCAGAAAAACAAAGTTTTCTTGTTAGAAGATTTGTCGCCCAATATTCTTGAAATTCAGGATAAACTGTTATCGATTTCTAAGCAGGTTGTGATTAAGCTTTCGCCTTTGATTGATTTAAAATATCTCGTTTCTGTTCTAAAAAATATTTCCAGGATTGATGTCATTGCCGTAAAAAATGATGTGAAAGAGATTGTTGTTTTTTTAACGGCTGATATTTCAAAATCCATTCAATGTCATTGTATTAATCTTGAAAGTGGTGAATCTGACTTCCAATTTCAGTTTGGGGATGAAGAAAATGCCTACGCAGAATATGCTGAGCCAGAAAAATTTATTTATATTCCAAATAATACTTTATTAAAAGCCGGTATTTTCAATTTGATTTCTGAAAAATTTAATCTTAAAAAACTACATCCAAATACGCATATTTATACTTCAGATACTGAAGTTATAGATTTTCCCGGAAGAATATTTGAAATGGAAGTAGTTGACGGAAAGCAGATTAAAAAGAAAGGGCAATTTAATATTATCTCTAAAAATTACCCGTTGAAACCAGAAGAAATTAAGAAAAAATATGGATTAAAAGATGGCGGAAATGACTATCTTATTTTTACACAATCCAAAAAAGGAAAATTAATATTAAAATCAGTCTGA
- a CDS encoding dipeptidase, producing MQETLNYINENKLRFVDELFELLRIASISADPAYKNEVLLCADKVAEHLKNAGADDVEVCQTKGYPIVFGQKLIDKNLPTILVYGHYDVQPPDPLELWRKPPFEPYIEKTELHPDGAIFARGSADDKGQFFMQIKAFEAMMKTNTLPCNIKFIFEGEEEVGSVSLGDFVNEFKEKLSCDCILISDTHIYSNEQPTVTTGLRGLSYVEVEVEGPNRDLHSGLYGGAVPNPIHVLSRMIAKLIDDDGQITVDGFYDNVEDVSDADRADMNKLKDNPEEFKKSIGLNGVEGEAGYTTLERTSIRPTLDCNGIWGGYTGEGAKTVIPSKASAKISMRLVPYQTPEEITEKFTKYFEKIAPDNVRVKVTPHHGGMPYVLPSDTKEFLAAKNAMETAFGKEVLPYRSGGSIPITSLFEQVLGAKSVLMGFGLDSDAIHSPNEHYGLFNFYKGIESIPLFFENYSK from the coding sequence ATGCAAGAGACATTAAATTACATCAACGAAAACAAACTTCGTTTCGTAGATGAATTGTTTGAATTATTGAGAATCGCTTCAATTTCTGCTGATCCGGCTTATAAAAATGAAGTTTTGTTATGTGCTGATAAAGTAGCAGAACATTTGAAAAACGCTGGCGCAGACGACGTAGAAGTTTGCCAGACCAAAGGGTATCCCATTGTTTTCGGACAAAAATTGATTGATAAAAACTTACCTACTATTTTAGTATATGGTCATTATGACGTACAGCCGCCAGATCCTTTGGAATTGTGGAGAAAACCACCTTTCGAACCTTATATTGAGAAAACAGAACTACACCCCGACGGAGCCATCTTCGCAAGAGGTTCGGCTGATGATAAAGGACAGTTTTTCATGCAGATTAAAGCGTTTGAGGCAATGATGAAAACCAATACGCTTCCTTGTAACATTAAGTTTATTTTTGAAGGGGAAGAAGAAGTGGGATCTGTAAGTTTAGGCGATTTTGTAAATGAATTTAAAGAAAAATTGTCTTGTGATTGTATTTTGATTTCTGACACCCATATTTACAGCAACGAACAACCGACTGTAACTACAGGGTTAAGAGGTTTGAGTTATGTAGAAGTGGAAGTAGAAGGTCCAAACAGAGATCTACACTCAGGTCTTTATGGTGGAGCGGTTCCGAATCCTATTCATGTACTTTCAAGAATGATTGCTAAATTGATTGATGATGACGGACAAATCACCGTTGATGGCTTTTATGATAACGTAGAAGACGTTTCTGATGCCGACAGAGCTGATATGAATAAGTTGAAAGATAATCCTGAAGAGTTCAAAAAATCAATTGGTTTAAATGGTGTAGAAGGTGAAGCTGGTTACACGACTTTAGAAAGAACTTCAATTCGTCCGACATTAGACTGCAACGGAATTTGGGGCGGTTATACAGGTGAAGGTGCAAAAACAGTTATTCCTTCTAAAGCTTCTGCGAAAATCTCTATGCGTTTGGTTCCTTATCAGACTCCGGAAGAAATTACAGAAAAATTTACCAAATATTTTGAAAAAATAGCTCCGGATAATGTAAGAGTAAAAGTAACGCCGCATCATGGCGGGATGCCTTACGTTTTACCAAGTGATACAAAAGAGTTCTTAGCTGCTAAAAATGCAATGGAAACAGCTTTTGGAAAAGAGGTGCTACCATACAGAAGCGGTGGAAGTATTCCTATTACATCATTGTTTGAACAAGTTTTGGGTGCAAAATCAGTTTTGATGGGCTTTGGTCTTGATTCTGATGCAATACACTCTCCTAATGAGCATTACGGTTTATTTAATTTTTACAAAGGAATTGAGAGCATACCTTTGTTCTTTGAAAACTATTCTAAGTAG
- a CDS encoding T9SS-dependent choice-of-anchor J family protein translates to MKKVLSSLLLASTSMIMFGQVFSSGFETNNGPLTNWTLYNVDGLTPASQVSFVTGAWVASAEEFGNNVAMSTSYYSPSGIANDWMVSPAITLPAGTNTLYWHAKSYDATYKESYKVYISTTGNAVSNFTTPALTVNLEEATWQNKSIDLSSYAGQTIYIAFQNFSNDAFLGAIDNVHVINGTSPQPGRVITASNIGVTSAKLNWTTATGVTGYDYSRGAVGHTPAVTGSVTGATTNFVDLTSGLSASTMYEYYLRSKNGTVNGAWIGPYKFFTAQALGVASYSYGFDNTAANFYLNDGWTGAWSTNATTGNPQAGTQMVFSNNSATAATNRWLFSKPFSLSVGNSYTVSFYLRNFGGTAPQSVKLTIGNDTTVAAQSTTLWTSTTVANTTWTQYTATFVPTTAGTYYFGINHFSPIQAIPAVSLALDSFNINGVLGVNDVEFKKKEISIFPNPASDYVSIKSDSKIISAEIFDASGRKISVKLNDNKVDVKNLESGNYLINVETKDGISTEKFIKK, encoded by the coding sequence ATGAAAAAAGTTTTATCTTCTCTATTGTTGGCTTCAACGTCAATGATTATGTTTGGTCAGGTATTTAGCTCAGGTTTCGAAACAAACAATGGACCATTAACAAATTGGACATTATATAATGTTGATGGATTAACACCAGCAAGTCAGGTAAGTTTTGTTACGGGAGCATGGGTAGCATCAGCTGAAGAATTTGGTAATAATGTAGCAATGTCTACTTCTTATTATTCTCCTTCTGGAATTGCAAATGATTGGATGGTTTCTCCAGCAATTACTCTCCCAGCAGGTACTAATACACTATATTGGCACGCAAAGTCATATGACGCAACATATAAAGAATCATACAAAGTTTATATCTCTACAACTGGAAATGCTGTTTCTAATTTTACGACACCTGCGCTTACTGTAAATCTTGAAGAAGCTACATGGCAAAATAAAAGCATTGATTTAAGCTCTTACGCAGGTCAAACTATATATATAGCTTTTCAAAATTTTTCAAATGATGCTTTTTTAGGTGCTATAGACAACGTTCATGTTATTAACGGAACTTCTCCTCAACCAGGTCGGGTTATTACAGCATCAAATATTGGTGTAACGTCAGCTAAGTTAAATTGGACGACAGCTACAGGAGTTACCGGATATGATTATTCGAGGGGAGCTGTGGGGCATACGCCAGCTGTTACAGGCAGCGTGACAGGAGCTACAACAAACTTTGTTGATTTAACTTCAGGATTATCAGCAAGTACAATGTATGAATACTATTTAAGAAGTAAAAATGGTACAGTAAATGGAGCATGGATTGGGCCGTACAAATTTTTCACTGCACAAGCATTAGGTGTCGCATCATATAGTTATGGATTTGATAATACAGCTGCAAATTTTTATTTAAATGATGGATGGACAGGAGCTTGGTCTACTAATGCTACAACAGGAAATCCACAAGCTGGAACGCAAATGGTTTTTTCTAATAATAGTGCGACTGCTGCAACAAATAGATGGTTATTTTCCAAGCCATTTAGTTTATCTGTAGGCAATAGCTATACTGTCTCGTTTTATCTTAGAAACTTTGGTGGGACTGCTCCTCAGAGCGTAAAGCTTACTATAGGTAATGATACGACTGTTGCTGCACAAAGTACCACGCTATGGACTTCTACTACAGTTGCAAATACTACATGGACACAATATACAGCGACATTTGTTCCAACAACAGCTGGTACATATTATTTTGGAATTAATCATTTTTCGCCAATTCAAGCAATACCAGCAGTATCATTAGCATTAGATTCTTTCAATATAAATGGTGTATTAGGAGTTAATGATGTAGAATTTAAGAAAAAAGAAATCTCAATTTTCCCTAATCCAGCAAGTGATTATGTTTCAATTAAATCAGATTCAAAAATAATCAGTGCAGAGATATTTGATGCAAGTGGTAGAAAAATTTCTGTAAAATTAAATGACAATAAAGTTGATGTAAAGAATTTGGAATCTGGAAATTACTTAATCAACGTAGAAACTAAAGATGGTATTTCTACAGAGAAATTCATTAAAAAATAA
- a CDS encoding SDR family oxidoreductase: MIENKIAYITGGTKGIGFGIAEVLLKNGIAVAFSGRNQEDVEKAESELKKFSQNVLGLVSNVRSLESEEKAIQNIIEKFGRLDFVIANAGLGIFKPVDELTSEEWNSMIETNLTGVFHTLKASVEELKKTEGYYITISSLAGANFFENGTGYNASKFGVVGFTQAAMIDLRKYNIKSTVIMPGSVATNFNGNVPSEKDEWKIQPEDMGNLVLDILKMNPRVLPSKIEFRASKPKS; the protein is encoded by the coding sequence ATGATTGAAAATAAAATAGCTTACATCACAGGCGGAACAAAAGGTATCGGCTTTGGAATTGCTGAAGTTTTATTGAAAAACGGAATTGCGGTTGCATTTTCAGGAAGAAATCAAGAAGATGTAGAAAAGGCAGAAAGTGAATTGAAAAAGTTTTCGCAAAATGTTTTAGGATTGGTTTCCAATGTGCGTAGTTTAGAAAGTGAAGAAAAAGCCATTCAAAATATTATAGAAAAATTTGGAAGGTTAGATTTTGTCATTGCCAATGCAGGATTAGGTATTTTCAAGCCAGTTGACGAATTGACTTCTGAAGAATGGAATTCGATGATAGAAACCAATCTGACCGGAGTTTTTCATACATTAAAAGCGTCCGTTGAAGAATTGAAAAAAACAGAAGGTTATTATATTACTATTTCAAGCCTGGCTGGAGCTAATTTCTTTGAAAACGGAACAGGTTACAATGCTTCAAAATTTGGGGTTGTCGGCTTTACGCAGGCTGCAATGATTGATTTAAGAAAATATAATATCAAATCTACTGTAATCATGCCGGGTTCTGTTGCTACAAATTTTAATGGAAATGTTCCTTCCGAGAAAGATGAATGGAAAATTCAACCAGAAGACATGGGAAATTTGGTGCTTGATATTTTAAAAATGAACCCGAGAGTTTTGCCGAGCAAGATAGAGTTTAGGGCGTCAAAACCAAAGAGTTAA
- a CDS encoding electron transfer flavoprotein subunit beta/FixA family protein translates to MKILVCISSVPDTTSKINFTADKSAFDKNGIQWVINPLDEFALTKAIKLQESQGATVTVMNVGDAATEPVIRKALAIGANDAVRVNLDPKDSYSTAKEIASVAQNGGYDLVLCGKESIDYNGGSVPGMVAQLLNQPFVNASVGLDVNGSEATAVREIEGGKETISVKLPAVIAGQKGLVDEKDLIIPNMRGIMSARTKPLQVVEPTSSEVKVQGVSYDSVPPRAAVKIVSPDNLDELVRLLHEEAKVI, encoded by the coding sequence ATGAAAATATTAGTTTGTATTAGTAGTGTTCCTGATACTACTTCTAAAATTAACTTCACAGCAGACAAATCTGCTTTCGACAAAAACGGAATTCAGTGGGTAATCAATCCGCTTGACGAATTTGCTTTAACAAAAGCAATCAAATTGCAAGAATCTCAGGGAGCAACAGTTACTGTGATGAATGTGGGTGATGCTGCTACTGAGCCGGTAATCAGAAAAGCTCTAGCAATTGGTGCAAATGATGCAGTAAGAGTAAATCTTGACCCGAAAGACAGTTATTCTACAGCGAAAGAAATTGCTTCAGTTGCTCAAAACGGTGGTTATGATTTAGTTCTTTGCGGTAAAGAATCAATCGATTATAATGGTGGTTCTGTACCGGGAATGGTTGCTCAGTTATTGAACCAGCCTTTCGTAAACGCATCAGTTGGTTTAGATGTAAATGGTAGCGAAGCAACTGCTGTTAGAGAAATTGAAGGAGGTAAAGAAACAATTTCAGTTAAATTACCTGCAGTAATTGCTGGTCAAAAAGGATTGGTTGATGAAAAAGATTTAATTATTCCAAATATGAGAGGGATTATGTCTGCAAGAACGAAACCTTTGCAGGTTGTTGAACCTACTTCTTCAGAAGTGAAAGTTCAGGGAGTTTCTTATGACTCTGTTCCGCCAAGAGCAGCCGTGAAAATTGTTTCTCCTGATAATTTAGATGAATTGGTAAGATTACTTCACGAGGAAGCTAAAGTTATCTAA
- a CDS encoding electron transfer flavoprotein subunit alpha/FixB family protein, with protein sequence MAVFVYAENINGVYKKAAFEAVSYAKAVADQAGETVTAISVNPTDSSDLLYKYGATNVINIKDEGLKNFSAKAYAQAVSEVADGNILVFPHTTDASSVAPMLAIMKNFSLITNVLEAPESQSPFQVKRKAFSGKGFMHAKAEGTGVILTVSQNAFGVKENAVSGSEEVKNLSVANEDTKVISHEQSSGKLDLKEAEVVVSAGRGMKGPENWGMVEELANVLGAATACSKPVSDIGWRPHTEHVGQTGKAISPNLYIAIGISGAIQHLAGVNSSKTIVVINNDAEAPFFKSADYGVVGDAFQIIPALTEKIKAIKG encoded by the coding sequence ATGGCAGTATTCGTATACGCAGAAAATATAAACGGAGTTTACAAAAAAGCAGCTTTTGAAGCAGTTTCTTATGCTAAAGCAGTTGCAGATCAGGCGGGAGAAACCGTTACAGCGATCTCTGTAAACCCTACAGATTCTTCAGATTTATTGTATAAATATGGAGCAACAAATGTCATCAATATCAAAGACGAAGGTCTTAAAAATTTCTCAGCAAAAGCTTATGCTCAGGCAGTAAGTGAAGTTGCTGACGGAAATATTCTTGTTTTTCCTCACACTACAGATGCATCTTCAGTGGCGCCAATGTTGGCTATAATGAAGAATTTTTCTTTAATTACAAACGTTTTGGAAGCACCAGAAAGTCAGTCTCCATTTCAGGTAAAAAGAAAAGCATTCTCAGGAAAAGGTTTCATGCATGCAAAAGCTGAAGGAACAGGAGTGATTCTTACAGTTTCTCAAAACGCTTTCGGTGTTAAAGAAAATGCAGTTTCAGGTTCTGAAGAAGTGAAAAATCTTTCAGTAGCTAATGAAGATACTAAAGTAATTTCTCACGAGCAAAGCTCAGGAAAATTAGACCTTAAAGAAGCTGAAGTAGTAGTTTCTGCAGGTAGAGGAATGAAAGGTCCTGAAAACTGGGGAATGGTAGAAGAATTGGCAAACGTTTTGGGCGCTGCTACAGCTTGTTCAAAACCAGTTTCAGACATCGGTTGGAGACCTCATACAGAGCATGTAGGGCAGACCGGTAAGGCTATTTCACCAAACCTTTACATTGCAATTGGTATTTCTGGAGCTATTCAGCATTTGGCTGGTGTAAACTCTTCTAAAACTATCGTTGTGATCAATAATGATGCGGAAGCTCCGTTCTTCAAATCAGCTGATTACGGTGTGGTAGGAGATGCTTTCCAGATCATTCCTGCATTGACAGAGAAAATTAAAGCGATCAAAGGATAA
- a CDS encoding bifunctional nuclease family protein: MDYKQLIIRGISYSQTQSGAYALLLEHEETNVKLPVVIGNFEAQSISLGLEKDIHPPRPLTHDLFTKFIVSAKFELVSVIIYQIVDGVFFSNINFKNSATEEELILDARTSDAVAMAVRFDAPIYTTQQVLNEAGILLELEDTAKEDDVFSETMQDEDTLKNVSMEELQKLLDDAVKEEDFDTALEIQEEIKRRKKKID, from the coding sequence ATGGATTATAAACAGCTAATCATTCGCGGAATATCGTACAGCCAGACCCAATCGGGGGCGTACGCTTTGTTATTGGAACATGAAGAAACAAACGTCAAATTGCCCGTTGTTATCGGGAATTTCGAAGCGCAATCCATATCATTAGGCTTAGAAAAAGACATTCATCCGCCGCGTCCGCTTACCCACGATTTATTTACAAAATTTATCGTTTCAGCAAAGTTTGAATTGGTATCTGTCATCATCTATCAGATTGTTGACGGCGTATTCTTTTCAAATATCAATTTTAAAAATTCTGCAACTGAGGAAGAATTGATTTTGGATGCAAGAACTTCGGATGCCGTTGCAATGGCAGTAAGATTTGATGCACCAATTTATACTACTCAACAGGTATTAAATGAAGCCGGAATTTTGCTTGAATTGGAAGATACGGCAAAAGAAGATGATGTTTTTTCTGAAACCATGCAAGATGAAGACACGTTAAAAAATGTCTCAATGGAGGAGTTACAGAAGTTACTGGATGACGCTGTAAAAGAAGAAGATTTTGATACTGCTCTTGAAATTCAGGAAGAAATCAAAAGACGAAAAAAGAAAATTGATTAA
- a CDS encoding nucleoside permease, which yields MSLKLRLTILSFLQFFVWGAWLITMANFWFGTKHWDGTQFGAVFGTMGIASIFMPTITGIIADRWVNAEKIFSVLQILYGITLFILPHSENPNSFFSVMLVAMCFYMPTIALANSISYTVLKNSNLDVVKDFPPIRVWGTIGFIVAMWITNLTGNKATEGQFYIGGIAAIILGIYSLTLPKCPPQKLIDKSAPLSEQLGLNAFKLFGSYKMALFFLFSMLLGAALQLTNAYGDVFLSEFAHFPKYADSFVVQRSTIIMSISQVSETLFILAIPFFLKRFGIKRVMLFSMFAWVLRFGFFAYGVPSGYGLGLIIMSCIVYGMAFDFFNISGSLFVETTTDKKIRSSAQGLFMMMTNGFGAVFGSYAAGWAIDKFFTHKFTTASDLSAYLDTTPDNSSFLNILKNSFNSAVNPDGTLSTIVMVKDWQQIWLYFAAYSLILAILFWVLFKHKHDPKAVSNINH from the coding sequence ATGAGTTTAAAATTACGATTGACCATCCTAAGCTTTCTACAGTTTTTTGTTTGGGGAGCATGGCTTATAACGATGGCGAATTTTTGGTTCGGTACAAAGCATTGGGATGGAACTCAGTTCGGAGCCGTTTTCGGTACGATGGGTATTGCTTCTATCTTTATGCCGACAATCACAGGAATCATTGCTGACCGATGGGTAAATGCTGAGAAAATATTCTCGGTGCTACAGATTCTTTACGGAATCACGCTTTTCATATTGCCGCACAGTGAAAACCCCAACTCATTCTTTTCAGTGATGTTGGTTGCAATGTGCTTTTATATGCCTACAATCGCTCTTGCGAACTCTATTTCTTATACTGTTCTTAAAAACAGTAATTTAGATGTGGTAAAAGATTTCCCGCCAATTCGTGTGTGGGGAACGATAGGATTTATTGTAGCAATGTGGATTACCAATCTTACCGGAAATAAAGCCACAGAAGGTCAGTTCTATATCGGCGGAATAGCTGCCATTATTTTAGGAATTTACTCTTTAACATTACCAAAATGTCCTCCTCAAAAATTAATCGATAAAAGTGCACCGTTATCTGAACAGTTAGGTTTAAATGCTTTTAAACTTTTCGGGAGTTACAAAATGGCGTTATTCTTTTTGTTTTCAATGCTTTTGGGTGCGGCTTTACAATTGACAAACGCTTACGGAGATGTGTTTTTAAGTGAATTTGCTCACTTTCCAAAATATGCAGACTCTTTTGTAGTACAAAGGTCAACAATTATTATGTCTATTTCTCAGGTTTCTGAGACATTATTTATCTTGGCAATTCCGTTTTTTCTAAAAAGATTTGGGATTAAAAGGGTAATGCTATTCTCAATGTTTGCGTGGGTTTTAAGATTCGGATTCTTTGCTTATGGAGTTCCTTCTGGTTATGGATTAGGATTAATCATTATGTCGTGTATCGTTTACGGGATGGCATTCGACTTTTTTAATATATCAGGTTCTCTATTTGTTGAAACGACTACGGACAAAAAAATACGTTCATCAGCACAAGGCTTGTTCATGATGATGACCAACGGTTTTGGGGCGGTTTTTGGAAGCTATGCGGCAGGTTGGGCGATTGATAAGTTCTTTACGCACAAGTTTACTACAGCGTCAGATTTATCAGCTTATTTAGACACAACACCAGACAACTCATCATTTTTAAATATTCTTAAAAACAGTTTCAATTCAGCTGTTAATCCTGACGGAACTTTATCTACAATTGTCATGGTAAAAGACTGGCAACAGATTTGGCTGTATTTTGCAGCGTATTCTTTAATATTAGCAATTCTTTTCTGGGTTTTATTTAAACATAAGCATGATCCTAAAGCAGTATCAAATATCAACCACTAA